The following coding sequences lie in one Oceanicola sp. 502str15 genomic window:
- a CDS encoding HK97 family phage prohead protease: MAKDYGPQLEHKFCAPEARLAVGEHLEISGYASLFGAADQGGDVVVAGAYAASLKAMAARGQAVKMLWQHDPREPIGIWDEVREDRRGLYVKGRLLPDVARAREAAALISAGAIDGLSIGYRTKRAEKDGQGRRLLHDLELWEVSLVTFPMLREARLSGAKGDDLAPDANEGWQELAEALKAARRELAG; encoded by the coding sequence ATGGCAAAGGATTACGGGCCGCAGTTGGAGCACAAGTTCTGTGCACCCGAGGCCAGGTTGGCGGTGGGGGAGCACCTCGAGATTTCGGGCTATGCCTCGCTGTTCGGCGCGGCGGACCAGGGGGGCGACGTGGTTGTGGCGGGGGCCTATGCGGCCTCGTTGAAGGCCATGGCGGCGCGGGGGCAGGCGGTGAAGATGCTCTGGCAGCATGACCCGCGCGAGCCGATCGGGATCTGGGACGAGGTGCGCGAGGATCGTCGCGGGCTCTACGTGAAGGGCCGCCTGCTGCCCGATGTGGCGCGCGCCCGCGAGGCGGCGGCGCTGATCAGCGCGGGCGCCATCGACGGGCTGTCGATCGGGTATCGCACCAAGCGGGCAGAGAAGGACGGGCAGGGGCGCAGGCTGCTGCACGATCTGGAGCTTTGGGAGGTGTCGCTTGTCACCTTTCCGATGCTCCGCGAGGCACGGCTTTCGGGCGCGAAGGGCGACGACCTCGCCCCGGATGCAAACGAGGGCTGGCAAGAGCTGGCGGAGGCGCTGAAGGCGGCCCGCCGGGAGCTGGCGGGCTGA
- a CDS encoding phage major capsid protein produces MSTPETGSGGGRSVPATDPQPASPVAEVAEALTGFLGEFKSFQSELHSRVQKQEERLTMLQKKTISAGRPALSAATEAGAPHQKAFNAYLRNGDDDGLRSLELEGKGLSTAVAGDGGYLVDPETSATIKTVLSSTASLRAIANVVTVESTSFDVLIDRADLGAGWATETGASVETDSPTIERITIPLHELSALPKASQRLLDDTAFDIDGWLADRIAKKFARSEAAAFINGDGSDKPTGILDHTIVAEGSQSWGELGYIATGADGDIGDADALVDLVYALGAEYRANGTFVMNSKTAGAIRKLKDADGRFMWSDGLAAGEPARLLGYPVLIAEDMPDIATDAHAIAFGDFYAGYTVAERPDLRVLRDPFSAKPHVLFYATKRVGGDVSDFEAIKLLKFSAS; encoded by the coding sequence ATGAGCACTCCCGAGACTGGGTCCGGGGGCGGGCGGAGCGTGCCCGCGACCGATCCCCAACCGGCATCCCCCGTGGCCGAAGTGGCCGAGGCCCTGACGGGCTTTCTGGGCGAATTCAAATCGTTCCAGAGCGAACTTCATTCTCGCGTTCAGAAACAGGAAGAGCGACTGACCATGCTTCAGAAGAAGACCATTTCCGCCGGGCGTCCTGCCCTTTCGGCCGCAACCGAGGCCGGTGCGCCGCATCAGAAGGCCTTCAACGCCTATCTGCGCAACGGCGATGACGACGGGCTGCGCAGCCTGGAGCTGGAGGGCAAGGGCCTGTCGACCGCGGTGGCGGGAGACGGGGGCTACCTCGTGGACCCGGAGACCTCGGCCACGATCAAGACGGTGCTGTCGAGCACCGCGAGCCTGCGGGCGATTGCCAATGTGGTGACGGTGGAGTCGACCTCCTTCGACGTGCTCATCGACCGTGCCGACCTGGGCGCGGGCTGGGCGACCGAAACCGGGGCTTCGGTGGAAACCGACAGCCCGACGATCGAGCGCATCACCATTCCGCTCCACGAGCTTTCGGCGCTGCCCAAGGCGAGCCAGCGGCTGCTGGACGACACCGCCTTCGACATCGACGGCTGGCTGGCCGACCGGATCGCCAAGAAGTTCGCCCGCTCGGAAGCGGCGGCCTTCATCAACGGGGATGGCTCCGACAAGCCGACCGGCATTCTGGACCACACCATCGTGGCCGAGGGCAGCCAGAGTTGGGGCGAGCTGGGCTATATCGCCACCGGGGCCGATGGCGACATTGGCGATGCCGATGCGCTGGTGGATCTGGTCTATGCGCTGGGGGCCGAATACCGCGCCAACGGCACCTTCGTGATGAACTCGAAGACCGCCGGGGCCATTCGCAAGCTGAAGGATGCGGACGGGCGGTTCATGTGGTCGGACGGGTTGGCGGCGGGCGAGCCGGCGCGGCTTCTGGGCTATCCGGTGCTGATTGCCGAGGACATGCCCGACATTGCCACGGACGCCCATGCCATTGCCTTCGGGGACTTCTACGCCGGCTACACCGTGGCCGAGCGCCCCGATCTGCGGGTGCTGCGCGACCCGTTCAGCGCCAAGCCGCATGTGCTCTTCTACGCCACCAAGCGGGTCGGCGGCGATGTGAGCGACTTCGAGGCGATCAAGCTCCTGAAGTTCTCGGCCTCCTGA
- a CDS encoding head-tail adaptor protein, whose translation MSVVPVLNRKLVLETPERLPDGSGGWSQSWAELGQLWAEVKSGSGRERADEFLTVSSVPYRITVRAAPPGATSRPRPEQRFREGARIYRILAVAERDARGRYLTCYAREEVSA comes from the coding sequence ATGAGCGTGGTGCCGGTGCTGAACCGAAAGCTGGTGCTCGAAACCCCGGAGCGCCTGCCCGATGGCTCGGGCGGGTGGAGCCAGAGCTGGGCCGAGCTGGGCCAGCTTTGGGCGGAGGTGAAATCGGGCAGCGGGCGGGAGCGGGCGGACGAGTTCCTGACGGTCTCTTCGGTGCCCTACCGGATCACGGTGCGCGCCGCCCCGCCGGGGGCGACGAGCCGCCCGAGGCCGGAACAGCGGTTCAGGGAGGGGGCGCGGATCTATCGCATTCTGGCGGTGGCCGAGCGCGATGCGCGGGGCCGCTACCTGACCTGCTATGCCCGCGAGGAGGTGTCGGCATGA
- a CDS encoding DUF3168 domain-containing protein: MSYGASAALQAALYQHLAADPGVSALVGSDIYDAAPPGAPPGTYVSLGPEEVLSRCDCTGEAALHRFTVSVVSDAAGFGAAKQIAGAISDAMLGADLSLSRGRLVSLKFERARARRVGEGNQRRIDLRFAAWIDD, encoded by the coding sequence ATGAGTTACGGAGCATCTGCGGCGCTACAGGCCGCGCTCTACCAGCACCTTGCCGCGGATCCGGGCGTTTCGGCGCTGGTGGGCAGCGACATCTACGATGCCGCCCCGCCGGGCGCGCCGCCGGGAACCTATGTGAGCCTCGGGCCGGAGGAGGTGCTGTCGCGCTGCGACTGCACCGGCGAGGCCGCGCTGCACCGGTTCACGGTGAGCGTTGTCAGCGATGCGGCGGGCTTCGGTGCCGCCAAGCAGATCGCGGGCGCCATCAGCGACGCGATGCTGGGGGCCGATCTGTCCCTCAGCCGGGGCCGGCTGGTGAGCCTCAAGTTCGAACGTGCCCGTGCCCGCCGAGTGGGCGAGGGCAACCAACGCCGTATTGATCTGCGCTTCGCGGCCTGGATCGACGACTGA
- a CDS encoding phage major tail protein, TP901-1 family — MAAQNGKDLLIKMDMTGSGLFETVAGLRATRVSFNTESVDVTSLESQGGWRELLAGAGVKSANISGSGVFRDEASDERARQIFFDGETPEFQVIIPDFGVVEGAFQITSVEYAGSHDGEATYELALASAGALSFTAI; from the coding sequence ATGGCTGCCCAGAATGGCAAAGACCTTTTGATAAAGATGGACATGACCGGCAGCGGCCTGTTCGAGACCGTCGCCGGGCTGCGCGCGACGCGGGTGAGTTTCAACACCGAGAGCGTGGATGTGACCTCGCTCGAAAGCCAGGGCGGGTGGCGCGAGCTGCTGGCCGGGGCGGGGGTGAAGAGCGCCAATATCAGCGGCTCGGGCGTGTTCCGGGACGAGGCGAGCGACGAGCGGGCGCGGCAGATCTTCTTTGACGGGGAGACGCCGGAGTTTCAGGTCATCATCCCCGACTTCGGCGTGGTGGAGGGGGCGTTTCAGATTACCTCGGTCGAATACGCGGGCAGCCACGATGGCGAGGCGACCTATGAGCTGGCGCTGGCTTCGGCGGGTGCGCTGAGCTTCACGGCGATCTGA
- a CDS encoding gene transfer agent family protein, with protein MANPWTGEAVLVLDGAEHRCKLTLGALAELEAALETGTLMELVERFEGGRFSTRDVLALLVAGLRGGGWQGRAADLLTVEIGGGPVEAARVAAELLARAFALPKGA; from the coding sequence ATGGCGAACCCATGGACCGGGGAGGCGGTGCTGGTGCTCGATGGCGCCGAGCACCGCTGCAAGCTGACGCTCGGCGCGCTGGCCGAGCTGGAGGCGGCGCTGGAGACGGGAACGCTGATGGAGCTGGTCGAGCGCTTCGAGGGCGGGCGGTTCAGCACGCGGGACGTGCTGGCGCTGCTGGTGGCCGGGCTCAGGGGCGGGGGCTGGCAGGGCCGCGCCGCCGACCTGCTGACCGTGGAGATCGGCGGCGGCCCCGTGGAGGCCGCGCGGGTGGCCGCCGAGCTGCTCGCCCGCGCCTTCGCGCTGCCCAAGGGCGCGTGA
- a CDS encoding phage tail assembly chaperone: MDWAGLLRRGLLELRLKPAEFWALTPVELMVMLGLEQAAPPLTRARLAELAAAFPDKPKD, from the coding sequence ATGGACTGGGCCGGGCTGCTGCGCCGGGGCCTTCTGGAGCTGCGGCTGAAGCCGGCGGAGTTCTGGGCGCTGACCCCGGTGGAACTGATGGTGATGCTGGGGCTGGAGCAGGCCGCCCCGCCGCTGACACGGGCGCGGCTGGCCGAACTGGCCGCCGCCTTCCCCGACAAACCGAAGGATTGA
- a CDS encoding phage tail tape measure protein: MADYDGAEALETQVDALETAFGGAAQMVAAFDSELMRMQASLTVTQANVGQLSSQIGRGLRKAFDGLVFDGMRLSEALRTVAEAMVNATYNAAMKPITDHFGGLIGNGLENFITGGLAFEKGGAFSQGRVQPFAKGGVVSQPTMFPMRGGRGLMGEAGPEAIMPLARGADGSLGVRTQGGGRPVNLVMNISTPDVKGFERSRAQVAAQMSRVLAQGQRNR; encoded by the coding sequence ATGGCAGACTACGACGGGGCCGAGGCCCTCGAGACGCAGGTGGACGCGCTGGAGACCGCCTTTGGCGGCGCGGCGCAGATGGTGGCCGCTTTCGACAGCGAGTTGATGCGGATGCAGGCGAGCCTGACGGTGACGCAGGCCAATGTCGGCCAGCTTTCGAGCCAGATCGGGCGGGGTCTGCGCAAGGCCTTCGACGGGCTGGTGTTTGACGGGATGCGGCTTTCGGAGGCGCTGCGCACGGTTGCGGAGGCGATGGTGAATGCCACCTACAACGCCGCGATGAAGCCGATCACCGACCATTTCGGCGGGCTGATTGGCAATGGGCTGGAAAACTTCATCACCGGCGGCCTCGCCTTCGAGAAGGGCGGGGCCTTCAGCCAGGGGCGGGTGCAGCCCTTTGCCAAGGGTGGGGTGGTGAGCCAGCCCACGATGTTTCCGATGCGGGGCGGGCGCGGGCTGATGGGCGAGGCGGGGCCGGAGGCGATCATGCCGCTGGCACGGGGCGCGGACGGCTCGCTGGGGGTGCGCACGCAGGGCGGCGGACGGCCGGTGAACCTGGTGATGAACATCTCGACCCCGGATGTGAAGGGCTTCGAGCGCAGCCGCGCGCAGGTGGCCGCGCAGATGAGCCGGGTGCTGGCGCAGGGCCAGCGCAACCGCTGA
- a CDS encoding DUF2460 domain-containing protein, with translation MGFHEVRFPASLSFGSVGGPERRTEIVTLANGFEERNTPWAHSRRRYDAGLGMRSLDDIETLLAFFEARRGQLYGFRWKDWSDFKTGAASATPDWQDEVIGTGDGVTKRFQLSKTYRSGDASYTRPITKPVFGSVTAGIEGTYYQEGVHFEVDLAAGTVTFEDAPSIGFAVTAGFEFDVPVRFDTDRIQTSVASFKAGDVPTVPVVELRL, from the coding sequence ATGGGATTTCATGAGGTGCGGTTTCCGGCCAGCCTGAGCTTTGGCTCGGTGGGCGGCCCGGAGCGGCGGACCGAGATCGTGACGCTGGCCAATGGCTTTGAGGAGCGCAACACGCCCTGGGCCCATTCGCGCCGCCGCTACGACGCGGGGCTGGGGATGCGCTCGCTCGACGACATCGAAACGCTGCTGGCTTTCTTCGAGGCGCGACGTGGCCAGCTCTACGGGTTTCGCTGGAAGGACTGGTCGGACTTCAAGACCGGTGCCGCCAGCGCCACCCCGGATTGGCAGGACGAGGTAATCGGCACCGGTGACGGGGTGACGAAGAGGTTTCAGCTTTCGAAAACCTATCGCTCGGGCGATGCGAGCTACACCCGGCCCATCACCAAGCCGGTGTTCGGCAGCGTCACGGCGGGGATCGAGGGGACGTATTACCAGGAGGGGGTGCATTTCGAGGTCGATCTGGCTGCTGGCACGGTGACCTTCGAGGATGCGCCCTCGATCGGCTTTGCGGTGACGGCGGGCTTTGAGTTCGACGTGCCGGTGCGCTTTGACACCGACAGGATCCAGACCTCGGTGGCGAGCTTCAAGGCGGGCGATGTGCCCACGGTGCCGGTGGTGGAGCTGCGCCTGTGA
- a CDS encoding DUF2163 domain-containing protein, with protein MSGAGPEAAALHAHLGGGITTVCRCWSVTRADGRVLGFTDHDAGLSFDGLEFRANTGLTAKALVQGTGLSVDNTEALGALMSEAITETDILAGRYDGAEVKAWMVNWADPGARLLLFRGTIGEVSRANGAFEAELRGLTEALNQPQGRVYQPQCSAVLGDGMCRFDLGAAGYSAEVAVQAVEGGRVFGFADTAEFDLRWFERGRLRVMSGQAEGLVGLIKNDRLTNEGREVELWEQLPAQIAAGDMVRLEAGCDKRAATCRLKFDNFLNFRGFPHIPGEDWMMKYPKRGEGNSGESRHGATPSALPWF; from the coding sequence GTGAGCGGGGCGGGGCCGGAGGCGGCGGCGCTTCATGCGCATCTGGGCGGCGGCATTACCACGGTGTGCCGCTGCTGGAGCGTGACGCGGGCCGATGGCCGGGTGTTGGGCTTTACCGATCACGACGCCGGGCTTTCGTTCGACGGGCTGGAGTTCAGGGCGAACACCGGGCTGACGGCCAAGGCGCTGGTGCAGGGCACCGGGCTTTCGGTCGACAACACCGAGGCGCTCGGGGCGCTGATGAGCGAGGCGATCACCGAGACGGACATTCTGGCCGGGCGCTATGACGGGGCCGAGGTGAAAGCCTGGATGGTGAACTGGGCCGATCCCGGCGCGCGGCTGCTGCTGTTTCGCGGCACGATCGGCGAGGTGAGCCGGGCGAACGGGGCTTTCGAGGCCGAGCTGCGGGGGCTGACCGAGGCGCTCAACCAGCCGCAGGGGCGGGTGTATCAGCCGCAATGCAGCGCGGTGCTGGGCGACGGGATGTGCCGGTTCGATCTGGGCGCCGCGGGCTACAGTGCCGAGGTGGCGGTGCAGGCGGTGGAGGGGGGCCGTGTATTTGGCTTTGCCGACACGGCAGAGTTCGATCTGCGCTGGTTCGAGCGCGGCCGCCTGCGGGTGATGAGCGGGCAGGCCGAGGGGCTGGTGGGGCTGATCAAGAATGACCGGCTCACCAACGAGGGCCGCGAGGTGGAACTCTGGGAGCAACTCCCGGCGCAGATCGCGGCTGGCGACATGGTGCGGCTGGAGGCGGGCTGTGACAAGCGCGCGGCCACCTGCCGGCTGAAGTTCGACAACTTCCTGAATTTTCGCGGTTTTCCGCACATCCCCGGCGAGGACTGGATGATGAAGTATCCCAAGCGCGGGGAAGGCAACAGCGGGGAGAGCCGCCATGGCGCGACGCCTTCCGCTTTGCCGTGGTTCTGA
- a CDS encoding NlpC/P60 family protein, whose product MEVQRREAIVAAARGWIGTPYRHQASCRGAGCDCLGLLRGVWRELWGREPEAVPAYSRDWSEAAREEALWAAARRHLREKPLRAPEAPGDVVLFRMREGAVAKHLGLQARVGEAASFIHAYSGHGVVESAFTRPWARRVAARFEFPEGVC is encoded by the coding sequence ATGGAAGTGCAGCGACGAGAGGCGATCGTGGCGGCGGCACGTGGCTGGATCGGCACGCCCTATCGGCATCAGGCGTCGTGCAGGGGGGCGGGCTGCGATTGCCTCGGCCTGTTGCGGGGAGTGTGGCGCGAGCTCTGGGGCCGCGAGCCGGAGGCCGTGCCGGCCTACAGCCGCGACTGGTCGGAGGCCGCGCGGGAAGAGGCGCTATGGGCGGCGGCCCGGCGACACCTGCGCGAAAAGCCGCTGCGGGCGCCGGAAGCGCCCGGCGATGTGGTGCTCTTCCGGATGCGGGAGGGCGCGGTGGCCAAGCACCTGGGCCTTCAGGCGCGGGTGGGCGAGGCCGCGAGTTTCATTCACGCCTATTCGGGGCACGGGGTGGTGGAAAGCGCCTTTACCCGCCCCTGGGCGCGTCGGGTGGCGGCGCGATTTGAATTTCCCGAGGGGGTCTGCTGA
- a CDS encoding glycoside hydrolase/phage tail family protein yields the protein MATILLSAAGAALGSSLGGTFLGLSGAVIGRAVGATLGRVIDQRLMGQGSQVVEAGKVERFRVTGASEGAPIGQVFGRMRVGGQVIWATQFKEHVSEESTGGKGAPKGPTVRSYSYSISLAVALCEGEISRVGRVWADGVEIAPDDLTMRVYAGTEDQLPDPKMEAVEGAGQVPSYRGLAYVVIEDLQLGEFGNRVPQLSFEVVRPVSAEVDTPEARSLSRVVKAVALVPGTGEYALATTPVHYDFGQGHSQSANVNSPSGKTDFAVSLETLGDELPACGSVSLVVSWFGSDLRCGSCEVRPKVEQAIHDGKPMPWRVSGLSRGAAGQTPRDAEDRPIYGGTPADAAVLEAIAAMKAAGQEVVFYPFILMDQLEGNGLPDPWSGASDQPKLPWRGRITQSIAAGRDGSPDGTAAAEAEVAAFFGTASAGDFLVAGGVVSYGGPEEWSFRRFILHYAHLCAAAGGVEAFCLGSEMRGLTQIRGASGFPAVAEMRALAAELRGILGAGCKIGYAADWSEYFGYHPQDGSGNVYFHLDPLWADANIDFIGIDNYMPISDWRDGESHADAGAGAIYDLDYLKGNVAGGEGYDWYYAHDAARKAQIRTPITDEAHGEPWIYRYKDLKSWWQNVHHERIGGQRQAAPTDWLPEAKPIWFTELGCAAIDKGTNQPNKFLDAKSSESGLPHFSDGTRDDLIQAQYLRAVAAHFDEVGNNPVSATYGGPMVDMSRAHVWAWDARPFPYFPAALEVWSDGDNYARGHWLNGRVTSEALPAVVAELCLRSGLSLEALDLRRLFGLVRGYTVSDLQGARAALQPLMLAFGFDAVEREGTLRFASRTGLTGGQISRDTLAVTDDLDADITLLRAPAAETAGKVRLNYVENNGAYEVRAAEAIFPDEVSYAVAQSELPLALTKSEAQGIVERWLAESRVARDTARFALPPSMLSIGAGDVITLPTEDRMADYRVDKVEQAGSQIIDAVRVEPSVYTPSDAIEDPATLVPFVPPLPVYPLFLDLPLMTGDEVPHAPHVAASAVPWPGSVAVYASATGAEYELNRLISARATIGETETVLVAGRPGQWERGEPLRVRLAAGVLSSASEAQVFAGRNAMAIGDGSAGNWEIFQFATAELVAERTYEVSARLRGQLGTDGLMPQAWPVGSQVVLLDGNLTQIELASAARRLSRTYRIGPAGRAFSDPSYVERQEAFDGNGLRPYAPVHITGRRDETGDLQITWVRRTRIDGDGWDVPEVPLGEASEAYVVRVVQGGAVIRETTVSSPGWTYGAAVQSGDGVTGAFELHVAQISERFGPGLFGKGEING from the coding sequence ATGGCGACGATTTTACTTTCGGCGGCGGGAGCCGCGCTTGGATCCTCCTTGGGAGGCACCTTTCTGGGCCTGTCGGGGGCGGTTATCGGCCGTGCCGTGGGCGCGACCCTCGGCCGGGTGATCGACCAGCGGCTGATGGGGCAGGGCAGCCAGGTTGTGGAGGCTGGCAAGGTCGAGCGCTTTCGCGTCACCGGGGCCAGCGAGGGCGCGCCGATCGGGCAGGTTTTCGGGCGGATGCGTGTGGGCGGCCAAGTGATCTGGGCGACCCAGTTCAAGGAGCATGTGAGCGAAGAGAGCACCGGCGGGAAAGGGGCGCCCAAGGGGCCGACGGTGCGCAGCTATTCTTACTCCATCAGCCTTGCGGTGGCGCTCTGCGAAGGTGAGATCAGCCGGGTTGGCCGGGTGTGGGCCGATGGGGTGGAGATTGCGCCGGATGATCTGACCATGCGGGTCTACGCGGGCACCGAAGACCAGCTGCCCGACCCCAAGATGGAGGCCGTGGAAGGCGCTGGGCAGGTGCCTTCTTATCGCGGGCTGGCCTATGTGGTGATCGAGGATCTGCAACTGGGCGAGTTCGGCAACCGGGTGCCGCAGCTGTCGTTCGAGGTGGTGCGTCCGGTGAGCGCCGAGGTCGACACGCCGGAGGCCCGTAGCCTGAGCCGCGTGGTGAAGGCGGTGGCGCTGGTGCCGGGCACGGGCGAATACGCGCTGGCCACCACGCCGGTGCATTATGACTTCGGGCAGGGCCACAGCCAGTCGGCCAACGTCAACAGCCCCAGTGGCAAGACCGATTTTGCGGTGTCTCTGGAGACCCTCGGCGACGAGCTGCCCGCCTGCGGTTCGGTTTCGCTGGTGGTGAGCTGGTTTGGCAGCGACCTGCGCTGTGGCAGCTGCGAAGTGCGCCCCAAAGTGGAGCAGGCCATCCATGACGGCAAGCCGATGCCCTGGCGGGTGAGCGGCCTCTCGCGCGGTGCGGCCGGGCAGACCCCGCGAGATGCGGAGGATCGCCCGATCTATGGCGGGACGCCTGCGGACGCGGCTGTGCTCGAGGCGATTGCAGCGATGAAGGCGGCGGGGCAGGAGGTTGTCTTCTATCCGTTCATTCTGATGGACCAGCTCGAGGGGAACGGGCTGCCCGATCCCTGGAGCGGCGCCTCCGACCAGCCGAAACTGCCGTGGCGGGGGCGGATCACCCAATCCATCGCCGCAGGCCGGGATGGCTCGCCCGATGGCACGGCGGCGGCGGAGGCAGAGGTGGCGGCCTTCTTCGGCACGGCTTCGGCGGGCGACTTTTTGGTGGCTGGTGGGGTGGTGAGCTATGGGGGCCCCGAGGAGTGGTCGTTCCGGCGGTTCATTCTGCACTATGCGCATCTCTGCGCGGCGGCAGGGGGCGTGGAGGCCTTCTGCCTTGGCTCCGAGATGCGCGGCCTGACCCAGATCCGGGGCGCGAGCGGCTTTCCGGCGGTGGCGGAAATGCGGGCGCTTGCGGCGGAGTTGCGGGGCATTCTGGGGGCGGGCTGCAAGATCGGCTATGCCGCCGATTGGAGCGAATACTTTGGCTACCATCCGCAGGACGGCTCGGGCAATGTCTATTTTCACCTCGATCCGCTCTGGGCCGATGCCAACATAGATTTCATCGGGATCGACAACTACATGCCGATCTCGGACTGGCGCGATGGTGAAAGCCATGCCGACGCCGGGGCCGGGGCGATTTATGACCTCGATTACCTGAAGGGCAATGTTGCGGGCGGCGAGGGCTATGATTGGTATTACGCCCATGACGCCGCGCGAAAGGCCCAGATCCGCACGCCGATCACGGATGAGGCGCATGGCGAGCCTTGGATCTATCGCTACAAGGACCTGAAGAGCTGGTGGCAGAACGTGCATCACGAGCGGATCGGGGGCCAGCGACAGGCTGCGCCGACCGATTGGTTGCCCGAGGCCAAGCCGATCTGGTTTACCGAACTGGGCTGCGCGGCGATCGACAAGGGCACCAACCAGCCCAACAAATTCCTCGATGCGAAGAGCTCGGAAAGCGGGCTGCCGCATTTTTCGGACGGCACCCGCGACGACCTGATTCAGGCGCAATACCTGCGGGCGGTGGCGGCGCATTTCGACGAGGTAGGCAACAATCCGGTGTCGGCCACATATGGCGGGCCGATGGTGGACATGAGCCGCGCCCATGTCTGGGCCTGGGATGCGCGGCCCTTTCCCTATTTTCCGGCGGCGCTCGAGGTGTGGAGTGATGGCGACAACTACGCGCGCGGGCATTGGCTGAACGGGCGGGTGACGAGCGAGGCGCTTCCGGCCGTTGTGGCCGAGCTGTGCTTGCGCTCGGGCCTGTCGCTGGAGGCGCTCGACCTTCGCAGGCTCTTCGGGTTGGTTCGCGGCTATACGGTGAGCGATCTGCAAGGTGCCCGGGCGGCGCTACAACCGCTGATGCTGGCCTTTGGGTTTGATGCCGTGGAGCGGGAGGGAACCCTGCGGTTTGCCAGCCGCACAGGGCTGACGGGCGGGCAGATCAGCCGCGACACGCTTGCTGTGACCGATGATCTGGATGCCGATATTACCCTGCTGCGTGCGCCGGCGGCGGAGACGGCGGGCAAGGTGCGGTTGAACTACGTCGAGAACAACGGCGCCTACGAGGTGCGGGCCGCAGAAGCGATCTTTCCCGACGAGGTGAGCTACGCGGTGGCGCAGTCTGAACTGCCGCTGGCGCTCACGAAGTCGGAGGCGCAGGGCATCGTAGAGCGCTGGCTTGCGGAGAGCCGGGTGGCGCGGGATACGGCGCGGTTTGCCCTGCCGCCGTCGATGCTCTCGATCGGGGCGGGCGATGTGATCACGCTGCCGACGGAAGACCGGATGGCGGATTACCGGGTGGACAAGGTGGAGCAGGCGGGCAGCCAGATCATCGACGCGGTGCGCGTCGAGCCAAGTGTCTACACGCCCAGCGATGCCATAGAAGATCCGGCGACCCTTGTACCCTTCGTGCCGCCGCTGCCGGTCTACCCGCTGTTCCTCGACCTGCCGTTGATGACCGGCGACGAGGTGCCCCATGCCCCGCATGTTGCCGCCTCGGCGGTGCCTTGGCCCGGGTCGGTCGCGGTTTATGCGTCGGCCACGGGTGCGGAGTATGAGTTGAACCGGCTGATCTCGGCGCGGGCCACCATCGGCGAGACGGAAACAGTGTTGGTTGCCGGTCGCCCCGGGCAGTGGGAGCGGGGGGAACCGTTGCGGGTGCGGCTCGCGGCGGGCGTGCTTTCCTCTGCCAGCGAGGCGCAGGTGTTTGCCGGGCGCAATGCGATGGCGATCGGGGATGGCAGCGCGGGCAATTGGGAGATCTTCCAGTTTGCCACGGCGGAGCTGGTGGCGGAGCGCACCTATGAGGTGAGCGCGCGGCTCAGGGGGCAGCTTGGCACGGATGGGTTGATGCCGCAGGCGTGGCCCGTTGGTAGCCAGGTGGTGCTGCTTGACGGCAACCTCACCCAGATCGAGCTGGCCAGCGCCGCCCGCCGTCTTTCCCGCACCTATCGCATCGGCCCCGCAGGGCGTGCCTTCAGCGATCCGTCCTACGTGGAACGGCAGGAGGCCTTCGACGGCAATGGGCTTAGGCCCTACGCGCCGGTGCATATCACCGGGCGCCGCGATGAGACCGGCGACCTGCAGATCACTTGGGTGCGCAGGACGCGGATCGACGGTGACGGATGGGATGTGCCGGAGGTGCCGCTTGGGGAGGCGAGTGAGGCCTATGTGGTGCGGGTGGTGCAGGGCGGCGCGGTGATCCGCGAAACGACCGTGAGCAGCCCGGGCTGGACCTATGGGGCGGCGGTGCAATCGGGCGACGGGGTGACCGGCGCCTTTGAACTTCATGTCGCGCAGATCTCCGAGCGCTTCGGGCCGGGACTTTTTGGAAAGGGTGAGATCAATGGATGA